One window from the genome of Bacteroidales bacterium encodes:
- a CDS encoding rubrerythrin family protein, which translates to MSNSIKGTKTEQNLLKSFAGESQARNRYEFFASVARKEGYEQIANIFMETALQEKEHAKRFFKFLEGGMTEITAAYPAGIIGTTMENLKAAAEGEHEEWADLYPHFAEVAAEEGFKDVATAFKMIAKVEAEHEKRYLKLLQNLSEDKVFVKDGKVFWKCLNCGYIYESVKALETCPACLHAKSFMQIKEENY; encoded by the coding sequence ATGTCAAACTCAATCAAGGGAACAAAAACAGAGCAGAACCTGCTGAAATCATTTGCAGGAGAATCACAGGCGCGCAACCGCTATGAATTTTTTGCCAGTGTGGCGCGAAAAGAAGGTTACGAACAGATAGCCAATATTTTTATGGAGACTGCCTTGCAGGAAAAAGAACATGCCAAACGTTTCTTTAAATTTCTTGAAGGCGGCATGACAGAAATAACCGCAGCTTACCCTGCCGGAATAATTGGAACGACTATGGAAAATCTGAAAGCTGCTGCCGAAGGCGAGCATGAAGAATGGGCCGATCTGTATCCTCATTTTGCCGAAGTGGCTGCGGAAGAGGGGTTCAAAGATGTTGCCACGGCATTTAAGATGATAGCCAAGGTGGAAGCCGAGCACGAAAAGAGATACCTGAAGCTTCTTCAGAACCTCTCGGAAGACAAAGTGTTTGTGAAAGACGGCAAGGTGTTCTGGAAATGCCTCAACTGCGGATATATCTATGAATCGGTTAAAGCGCTGGAAACCTGTCCGGCTTGCCTGCACGCAAAATCGTTTATGCAGATAAAGGAAGAAAATTATTAA
- a CDS encoding DUF6036 family nucleotidyltransferase produces MNITHPAHQEMLAALLEYKVDFILVGGYAVIFHGYVRTTGDMDVWLRPTEENKIKLMEVFTQLKFNPGDIKIIEKLNFSDVVIFHIGEEPERIDFLTRIEGLNFDEAFSRKVFLKLENYKFPVLMYDDLITSKIVTGRLKDKADVEQLIKVRKDKR; encoded by the coding sequence ATGAATATAACACACCCTGCACATCAGGAAATGCTCGCCGCCTTGCTCGAATACAAGGTAGATTTTATCCTTGTAGGCGGATATGCCGTGATATTCCACGGTTATGTAAGAACTACCGGCGATATGGACGTATGGCTTCGCCCAACAGAAGAGAACAAAATCAAACTTATGGAAGTGTTTACACAATTAAAATTCAATCCAGGTGACATAAAAATTATTGAAAAATTAAACTTCAGCGACGTTGTAATATTTCATATAGGAGAGGAACCTGAGCGTATTGATTTTTTAACCCGCATTGAGGGGCTGAATTTTGATGAGGCCTTTAGCCGTAAGGTATTTCTTAAATTAGAGAATTATAAGTTTCCCGTGCTAATGTATGATGATTTGATAACAAGCAAAATAGTTACAGGACGGCTCAAGGACAAAGCAGATGTTGAACAACTCATTAAAGTGAGGAAAGATAAAAGATGA
- the cas1 gene encoding type II CRISPR-associated endonuclease Cas1 — translation MIKRTLYFGNPAYLHLENKNLIVKLPQVEKNDELPENFKKTQGTSIPIEDIGVVIFDDKQLTITQALMAALLDNNVALISCSETHMPSGLFLPLDVNSVQNERFRVQLDASVPVKKQLWQQTVIAKIRNQAALLKRYGKDVSWMLKWAGVVRSGDPDNYEAQAAAHYWQNIFPANLGFKRFREGSPPNNLLNYGYAILRAVVARGLVASGMLPTLGIHHENKYNAYCLADDIMEPYRPFVDSIVCDIVYKGNDYSELTKELKLQLLSIPAMDITIDGENSPLMVGLQRTTASLYKCFEGESRKIIYPELI, via the coding sequence ATGATAAAAAGAACCCTTTATTTCGGGAATCCTGCCTATCTGCATCTTGAAAACAAAAACCTGATAGTAAAATTGCCACAGGTGGAAAAAAACGATGAATTACCTGAGAATTTCAAAAAAACACAAGGGACATCCATACCTATTGAAGACATCGGAGTAGTCATATTTGACGACAAACAGCTAACCATAACGCAGGCGCTGATGGCTGCATTACTCGACAATAATGTTGCGTTGATAAGCTGTTCTGAAACACATATGCCCTCCGGTTTGTTTTTACCTTTAGATGTCAACAGTGTGCAAAACGAAAGGTTCAGGGTGCAACTGGATGCAAGCGTTCCGGTAAAAAAGCAGTTGTGGCAGCAAACAGTTATTGCAAAAATACGCAACCAGGCGGCCCTGTTAAAACGTTATGGGAAAGATGTTTCGTGGATGCTGAAATGGGCGGGCGTTGTGCGTTCGGGCGACCCTGATAATTATGAAGCACAGGCAGCAGCCCATTACTGGCAAAATATTTTTCCGGCAAATCTGGGATTTAAAAGATTCAGGGAAGGAAGCCCGCCCAATAATCTGCTGAATTATGGCTATGCTATCTTAAGAGCTGTAGTTGCCCGGGGGCTTGTGGCAAGTGGCATGTTGCCCACATTAGGCATACACCACGAAAATAAATACAACGCCTATTGCCTGGCCGACGATATTATGGAACCCTACCGGCCTTTTGTGGACAGCATTGTTTGTGATATTGTATATAAAGGAAACGATTATTCGGAACTGACGAAGGAATTAAAACTGCAACTGCTTTCGATACCTGCCATGGACATTACTATTGATGGTGAAAACAGCCCGCTGATGGTGGGTTTGCAACGAACAACGGCTTCGCTATACAAATGTTTTGAAGGCGAATCACGCAAAATAATTTATCCTGAACTGATTTGA
- a CDS encoding type II CRISPR RNA-guided endonuclease Cas9 — protein sequence MKKILGLDLGTNSIGWALVDADEKKILGMGSRIIPMTQDVLDTFSGGKPLETQTAARTSYRGIRRIRERNLLRRERLHRVLNVLGFLPEHYAQKIDFDKHYGQFVDESEPKLTYNRDFIFKNSFEEMLKDFKQSQPQLFYTKTNGKETKIPYDWTIYYLRKKALSQKITKEELAWIILNFNQKRGYYQLRGEDDADATRTAQTRIYFDTQIINSIVETGSIYKGLKVIQITLENGDIGKYFSKEVPNWVGLQKNIIATIDLDKDGNDRFEDDGTLKRRFSIPTEEDWEKKWKLIKIKTEKEIKDAGTTVGTYIYNNLLKNPSQKIRGKLVRTIERKFYKDELIAILKKQIELQPELFTDDLYNDCVRELYRNNEAQQLVLSKRDFVHLFVEDIIFYQRPLRSQKSSIGNCSLEYRIYKNKDGNQVKEYLKTIPKSHPLYQEFRVWQWLSNLKIYLKADDTDVTAEFLRNSHDVVNLFDFLMTQKEVGHKDILKHLVSPALKEKFPSAKPTGFNKEVEKEIAKYRWNYVFDDSKEEDNSKKYPCNTTGYEIRRRLEKVKNIPANFLTSEIEQHLWHIIYSVTDKKQYEKALETFAGKYKLDKNSFIEEFRKFPPFPSEYGAYSEKAIKKLLPLIRLGKYWNWDAIDTKTQNRIEKIISGECDESIKTRVREKAINLTDNTHFQGLPIWLASYVIYDRHSEADIAGKWNSAAELEQYLENFKQHSLRNPIVEQVITETLRMVRDIWKQFGQGAKDFFSEIHVELGREMKNTAEDRKWLTEQGSKNEATNLRIKALLLELKENADGKLPVENVRPYSPLQHEALRIYEDGVLNSITDLPEDIIKISKTAQPSKSELQRYKLWLEQKYRSPYTGQIIPLVRLFSEDYQIEHIIPKSRYFDDSFNNKVICESAVNQLKDKQLGLEFIKNHFGQEIELGFGKTARVLTEEEYRKFINEYYSKNKTKRQNLLLDDIPEKMIARQMNDTRYISRYISGILSNIVREEKEDDGVNSKNLIPGNGKITSVLKQDWGLNDVWNEIILPRFERMNRLTNSTAFTYWNEQHQKFLPVDYSPIDSKRIEKKRIDHRHHAMDALVIACMTRDHVNLLNNQSAKSETSRYDLQNKLRHKVKESWIDKKTNKVVERDVFKEFKKPWDNFTIEAKNELETVVISFKQNLRVINKATNNYQKWIEKDGKKVRATIKQKGMNWAIRKPLHKETVSGKVDLKRIKVPKGKILTATRKDIDTTFNLKSIESITDTGVQKILKNYLAYKNNSPELAFTPEGLEEMNANIKQFNDGKAHKPIKKVRIFELGSKFPLGESGNKKDKYVEAAKGTNLFFAVYESKDGKRSYDSIPLNIVIERLKQGSQAIPEMNDEGFTLSDFLSPLDLVYIPKQEEIEMPHLIDFRKVDKNKIERMYNVNDFSGVTVYFSKNSFAKSIYPKEMDLNWNEKKQKLSGSYDDKTASYDQKSIKEICIKINVDRLGNVSPSIPSKKSNTNSYNSNNPAEEPAAPYTSTKKITISKSPDDVENSQLNYWAKLTPEKRFERFLELMNRFYKFVKPDWSTKKIILDL from the coding sequence ATGAAAAAGATTTTAGGATTAGACTTAGGTACTAATAGTATTGGGTGGGCATTGGTGGATGCCGATGAAAAGAAGATTTTGGGAATGGGAAGTAGGATAATTCCGATGACTCAGGATGTTTTAGATACATTTTCTGGCGGGAAACCATTGGAAACGCAAACCGCAGCACGAACAAGTTATAGAGGAATCCGCCGTATCAGGGAAAGAAATTTACTAAGGCGTGAAAGATTACATCGAGTACTAAATGTATTGGGTTTCTTACCCGAACATTATGCTCAGAAAATAGATTTCGATAAACATTACGGCCAGTTTGTGGATGAATCTGAACCAAAACTGACTTATAACCGAGATTTTATATTTAAAAACTCATTTGAGGAAATGTTGAAAGATTTTAAACAATCGCAACCTCAATTATTTTACACAAAGACAAACGGAAAAGAAACAAAGATACCTTACGATTGGACGATTTATTATTTGCGAAAGAAAGCATTGAGCCAAAAGATTACAAAAGAAGAATTGGCCTGGATAATCCTAAACTTCAATCAAAAGCGGGGTTATTATCAATTGCGGGGTGAGGATGATGCAGATGCAACGAGAACCGCTCAAACAAGAATATACTTCGATACACAAATTATTAACAGCATTGTTGAAACGGGCTCAATATATAAAGGTTTGAAAGTTATACAAATCACTCTTGAAAATGGAGATATTGGCAAGTATTTTTCCAAAGAAGTACCTAATTGGGTTGGATTGCAAAAAAATATTATCGCAACAATTGATTTGGATAAAGATGGTAATGATAGGTTTGAAGATGATGGAACTTTAAAGAGAAGATTCTCTATCCCCACCGAAGAAGACTGGGAGAAAAAATGGAAACTCATAAAAATAAAAACAGAAAAAGAAATAAAAGATGCTGGTACAACAGTAGGTACATATATTTATAATAATTTACTCAAAAACCCTTCTCAAAAAATACGAGGCAAATTAGTTCGAACTATTGAGCGTAAGTTTTATAAAGACGAATTAATTGCCATTCTCAAGAAGCAGATTGAATTACAACCTGAGTTATTTACTGATGATTTGTATAACGATTGTGTACGCGAACTATATCGGAATAATGAGGCTCAACAACTCGTTTTGAGCAAAAGGGATTTTGTACATTTGTTTGTTGAAGATATTATTTTTTACCAACGTCCGCTCCGTAGTCAAAAATCTTCTATTGGCAATTGTTCGTTGGAATATCGAATCTATAAAAACAAAGACGGCAATCAGGTAAAGGAATATTTGAAAACTATTCCTAAATCCCACCCGCTTTATCAGGAATTTCGTGTGTGGCAATGGCTCTCGAACCTAAAAATATACCTGAAAGCAGATGATACAGATGTAACTGCTGAATTTTTAAGAAACTCGCATGATGTTGTCAATCTTTTTGATTTTCTGATGACACAAAAAGAGGTTGGACATAAAGATATTCTGAAACATTTGGTCAGCCCAGCATTAAAAGAGAAATTTCCAAGTGCTAAACCAACCGGCTTCAACAAGGAAGTTGAAAAAGAAATTGCAAAATATCGCTGGAACTATGTTTTTGACGATTCAAAAGAAGAAGATAACTCGAAAAAATATCCGTGCAATACAACCGGTTATGAAATCAGACGAAGATTGGAAAAAGTCAAAAATATTCCTGCCAATTTTCTGACTTCAGAAATAGAGCAACATTTGTGGCATATTATCTATTCAGTAACAGACAAGAAGCAGTATGAAAAAGCATTAGAAACATTCGCTGGCAAATATAAGTTGGACAAAAACTCTTTTATTGAAGAATTCAGGAAGTTTCCGCCATTCCCAAGCGAATACGGAGCTTATTCCGAAAAGGCTATTAAAAAACTTCTGCCATTAATTAGGCTCGGCAAGTATTGGAATTGGGATGCTATTGATACTAAAACGCAAAACCGAATTGAAAAGATTATTTCCGGTGAATGCGATGAAAGCATTAAAACCCGCGTCAGAGAAAAAGCAATAAATCTTACTGACAACACTCATTTTCAAGGATTGCCTATATGGCTGGCAAGCTATGTGATTTACGATCGCCATTCTGAAGCTGATATTGCCGGGAAGTGGAATTCTGCTGCCGAACTGGAACAATATCTTGAAAATTTCAAACAACATTCACTGCGTAACCCAATTGTTGAACAGGTGATTACTGAAACATTGCGTATGGTTAGGGATATATGGAAGCAATTCGGGCAAGGAGCGAAAGATTTTTTCAGTGAAATACACGTTGAATTAGGACGTGAAATGAAAAATACTGCAGAAGACCGTAAATGGCTAACAGAACAAGGAAGCAAAAACGAAGCTACAAATTTACGGATTAAAGCATTATTGTTGGAACTGAAAGAGAATGCAGACGGGAAATTACCGGTTGAAAATGTACGACCATACTCTCCATTACAACATGAAGCTCTGCGAATATATGAAGATGGAGTTTTAAATTCAATTACCGACCTGCCGGAAGATATTATCAAAATAAGCAAAACAGCCCAGCCAAGTAAATCGGAATTACAACGATATAAACTTTGGCTTGAACAGAAATATCGTTCTCCTTATACCGGGCAAATAATACCGCTTGTTCGTTTATTCTCGGAGGATTATCAAATTGAGCATATAATTCCTAAATCACGTTATTTTGACGACAGCTTCAATAACAAAGTGATTTGTGAGTCGGCAGTTAATCAATTGAAAGATAAACAGCTTGGATTGGAATTTATAAAAAATCATTTTGGACAGGAAATTGAATTAGGTTTTGGAAAAACAGCAAGAGTCTTAACAGAGGAAGAGTACAGAAAATTTATTAACGAATACTATTCCAAGAACAAGACCAAACGTCAAAATTTGTTACTGGATGATATTCCCGAGAAAATGATTGCACGGCAAATGAACGATACTCGTTATATCAGCAGGTACATTTCGGGTATACTATCGAATATTGTACGCGAGGAAAAAGAAGATGATGGTGTTAACTCTAAAAACCTCATTCCGGGGAATGGTAAAATTACATCGGTATTAAAACAGGATTGGGGGTTGAACGATGTATGGAATGAAATAATTTTACCTCGTTTTGAAAGGATGAATCGGCTTACAAACAGTACTGCCTTCACATATTGGAACGAGCAACATCAAAAATTCTTACCTGTTGACTACTCTCCAATTGATTCAAAAAGAATCGAAAAGAAAAGGATTGACCACCGGCATCATGCTATGGATGCTTTGGTAATTGCTTGTATGACAAGAGACCATGTAAATCTTTTGAATAATCAATCAGCAAAATCAGAGACCTCGAGATACGATTTGCAAAATAAATTAAGGCATAAAGTTAAGGAATCTTGGATTGATAAGAAAACAAACAAAGTAGTTGAAAGAGATGTTTTTAAAGAATTTAAAAAGCCATGGGATAATTTCACAATTGAAGCAAAGAATGAATTGGAAACTGTAGTAATCAGCTTCAAGCAAAACCTTCGCGTAATAAACAAAGCAACTAATAATTACCAAAAGTGGATTGAAAAAGATGGTAAAAAAGTAAGAGCAACCATTAAACAAAAAGGTATGAACTGGGCTATCCGAAAACCATTGCACAAAGAAACAGTTTCTGGTAAGGTAGATTTAAAACGGATAAAAGTTCCTAAAGGAAAAATTCTTACAGCTACAAGAAAAGATATTGATACTACTTTTAATTTAAAGTCCATAGAATCTATTACAGATACTGGCGTACAAAAAATCCTGAAAAACTATCTGGCATACAAAAACAATAGTCCGGAACTTGCTTTCACGCCAGAAGGTTTGGAAGAAATGAACGCTAATATCAAACAATTTAATGACGGTAAAGCTCACAAACCAATTAAAAAGGTCAGAATTTTTGAACTTGGAAGTAAATTCCCATTGGGTGAAAGTGGAAATAAGAAAGATAAATATGTTGAAGCAGCCAAAGGTACTAACTTGTTTTTTGCTGTTTATGAATCAAAAGATGGTAAACGGAGTTATGATTCAATACCTCTAAATATTGTAATTGAAAGGTTAAAACAAGGGTCACAAGCGATTCCTGAAATGAATGATGAAGGATTTACTTTGTCTGATTTCTTATCTCCTTTAGATTTGGTTTACATTCCGAAACAAGAAGAAATTGAAATGCCGCATCTTATTGATTTTCGAAAGGTTGATAAAAATAAAATAGAAAGAATGTACAATGTGAATGATTTTTCAGGTGTAACTGTTTATTTCTCTAAAAACTCATTTGCAAAAAGTATTTACCCCAAAGAAATGGATTTAAATTGGAATGAAAAAAAACAAAAGCTTTCTGGGTCATATGATGATAAAACTGCTTCATATGATCAAAAGTCAATAAAGGAGATTTGTATAAAAATTAACGTTGACCGCCTCGGCAATGTCTCACCAAGCATTCCATCAAAAAAATCAAATACAAATTCATACAACAGTAATAATCCTGCTGAAGAACCTGCTGCTCCATATACTTCAACAAAAAAAATCACAATTTCTAAATCACCTGATGATGTCGAAAATTCTCAACTCAATTACTGGGCGAAACTCACACCCGAAAAACGATTTGAAAGGTTCCTGGAATTGATGAACCGCTTTTACAAATTTGTTAAACCCGATTGGTCAACAAAAAAAATAATCCTTGATTTATGA
- the cas2 gene encoding CRISPR-associated endonuclease Cas2, whose amino-acid sequence MLIKLNQYRIMWVLVFFDLPVVTKKEKRVAARFRKDIMADGFAMFQFSIYVRHCASVENAEVHIKRVKKLLPELGHVGILSITDKQFGSMEIFYGQKPAEAKPPPQQLELF is encoded by the coding sequence ATGTTAATTAAATTAAACCAATACCGTATCATGTGGGTGCTTGTTTTTTTCGATTTGCCTGTGGTAACCAAAAAAGAAAAAAGAGTAGCGGCACGTTTCCGCAAGGATATCATGGCCGATGGGTTTGCCATGTTTCAGTTTTCGATATATGTGAGGCATTGTGCCAGTGTGGAAAATGCCGAAGTGCATATTAAACGGGTAAAAAAATTGCTGCCCGAGCTGGGTCATGTGGGAATATTGTCTATTACCGACAAGCAATTCGGGAGCATGGAAATCTTTTATGGACAAAAACCTGCTGAAGCAAAGCCGCCGCCCCAGCAGCTGGAACTGTTTTAA
- a CDS encoding AMP-binding protein has protein sequence MKKNKFLPAIEQKSLPEIIKFQEKQLRAELQYLLQYSKYYKQLFSKNKINTAKIKTLADLKNIPVTTKDELQKHNKNFICVHSKDIIDYMTTSGTLGEPVTYTATHHDLERLAYNEAMSFACAGVKPDDVVQIMTTLDRRFMAGLAYFLGLRKMGAGIVRAGSGVPELHWDSIFRYKPKYMIVVPSFILKLIEFAEANNIDYRNTSLNSAVCIGEPLRNADFSLNTLGKRITAKWPLKLFSTYASTEMGSAFTECENSCGGHLHPELIITEFLDDNNNPVPEGEPGEITVTTLGVEGMPLLRFKTGDVCYHHSEPCACGRNTLRLGPVIGRKQQMIKYKGTTLYPPALYSILDDFDTIENYQVEVSSNKIGTDNILIYVGLKSNNPAFTEKLKSRFRARLRVIPEIKIMDPAKLNLMISPPTSRKAIKFIDRRMEL, from the coding sequence ATGAAAAAAAATAAATTTTTACCAGCCATAGAGCAGAAGTCATTGCCAGAGATTATTAAATTTCAGGAAAAACAACTTCGTGCCGAATTGCAATACTTGCTACAGTATTCAAAATATTATAAACAGCTATTCAGCAAAAACAAAATCAATACCGCAAAAATTAAAACCCTTGCCGACCTGAAAAATATCCCGGTAACCACCAAAGACGAACTACAAAAACATAACAAGAATTTTATTTGTGTTCATTCAAAAGATATCATTGATTACATGACAACCTCTGGTACCCTGGGAGAACCGGTAACTTATACGGCAACCCATCACGACCTGGAGCGCCTTGCCTATAACGAAGCCATGTCTTTTGCCTGTGCAGGAGTGAAACCGGATGATGTGGTACAGATAATGACTACTCTGGACAGGCGATTTATGGCGGGCTTGGCATATTTTCTCGGACTGCGGAAGATGGGAGCGGGCATAGTGCGTGCAGGCTCGGGAGTCCCTGAACTGCACTGGGATTCCATTTTTCGTTACAAACCGAAATACATGATAGTGGTGCCTTCTTTTATTCTAAAACTGATTGAATTCGCTGAAGCCAACAATATAGATTATAGAAATACTTCTTTAAACAGTGCTGTCTGCATTGGCGAACCTTTGCGGAATGCTGATTTTTCACTGAATACCTTAGGAAAACGTATCACGGCAAAATGGCCATTGAAATTGTTTTCTACCTATGCTTCTACTGAGATGGGCTCTGCTTTTACCGAATGTGAAAACAGTTGCGGCGGGCATCTGCATCCGGAGCTTATCATAACCGAATTTCTTGACGATAACAACAACCCTGTTCCCGAAGGAGAACCCGGCGAAATCACTGTAACTACCCTGGGCGTGGAGGGCATGCCCCTGTTGCGTTTTAAAACCGGCGATGTATGTTATCATCACAGCGAACCCTGCGCCTGTGGCAGGAACACCCTGCGCCTCGGGCCTGTCATTGGACGAAAACAGCAAATGATTAAATACAAAGGCACTACTCTTTATCCACCTGCACTATACAGCATTTTGGACGATTTTGACACTATTGAAAATTATCAGGTAGAAGTTTCTTCCAATAAAATAGGCACCGACAATATTTTGATTTATGTGGGCTTGAAAAGCAACAATCCTGCATTTACCGAAAAACTTAAAAGTCGTTTTCGTGCCAGGTTGCGTGTGATACCTGAAATAAAAATTATGGACCCCGCCAAATTAAACCTCATGATTAGTCCACCCACAAGTCGCAAAGCAATTAAGTTTATTGATAGAAGAATGGAATTATAA
- a CDS encoding phosphopantetheine-binding protein, whose translation MDINDDMKLQIKQMIVETLNIKDVNPEEILNDKSLFTGENTITLDSIDGIELIMAIQRKFGVRLDDQNLARNILNTVDSMAEFISGKTV comes from the coding sequence ATGGACATTAATGATGATATGAAATTGCAGATAAAACAAATGATTGTTGAAACACTTAACATTAAAGACGTTAACCCGGAAGAAATTCTCAACGATAAGTCATTATTTACAGGCGAAAATACCATTACACTCGATTCCATTGATGGCATAGAACTCATCATGGCCATACAACGTAAATTTGGCGTACGCCTTGATGACCAGAATCTCGCAAGAAACATATTAAACACCGTGGACAGCATGGCGGAGTTTATTTCAGGAAAAACTGTGTGA
- a CDS encoding sulfotransferase, whose amino-acid sequence MKNSYLLAGIETNSLLKLVKAYNISYKPKYIFRFLFLLQNALWASFFKKLEQNRYARQLEMAEKPENPVFIIGHWRTGSTFLHQLMSLDENIVTTSLFQTLHPDGFKCAYPYFRPLMKMFLGSTRPFDKMKINMDVPQEDEFALLRLTAFSPMLGMVFPEKETFFLKKIYGFLPDGEKNLENWKKQLLRFYTKVVWNKPGRLLIKNPYHSFRIQHLKEMFPAARFIHIYRNPLHVVPSTLNMWSVVGAQNNLNARWRNPDIADVAEVLGSLLDNVEKDLKQLPAETYTEIRYEDMIKNPIETLLEAYKHLGIELTPGFEQKVKKYVEENKNYSKSNFVLTAAEKEIIVQKLLRHMLRQQYLPDEKK is encoded by the coding sequence ATGAAGAATTCTTACCTCCTTGCGGGTATTGAAACCAACAGTTTATTGAAATTAGTTAAGGCTTATAATATCTCTTATAAACCAAAATATATTTTTCGGTTTTTGTTCCTGTTACAGAATGCCTTATGGGCTTCATTTTTTAAAAAGCTCGAACAAAATCGTTATGCCAGGCAGCTTGAAATGGCTGAGAAACCTGAAAATCCTGTTTTTATTATCGGGCATTGGCGCACAGGAAGCACATTTCTGCACCAACTGATGAGCCTTGATGAGAACATTGTAACCACCAGTTTGTTTCAGACACTTCATCCTGATGGATTTAAATGTGCTTATCCTTATTTCAGACCTTTGATGAAAATGTTTCTTGGGAGTACACGCCCTTTCGACAAAATGAAAATAAATATGGATGTGCCCCAGGAAGATGAATTTGCCTTGTTGAGGCTCACGGCATTTTCCCCTATGCTGGGCATGGTATTCCCTGAAAAAGAAACTTTTTTTCTAAAAAAAATATATGGTTTTTTGCCCGATGGCGAAAAAAATCTCGAAAACTGGAAAAAGCAACTTTTACGTTTTTACACAAAGGTAGTGTGGAACAAACCTGGCCGCCTGCTGATAAAAAACCCTTACCACAGTTTCAGGATACAGCATTTAAAAGAAATGTTTCCCGCTGCGCGCTTTATTCACATCTACCGCAACCCGCTTCATGTGGTACCTTCTACGCTTAACATGTGGTCGGTAGTAGGGGCGCAGAATAACCTGAATGCCCGTTGGAGGAATCCCGATATTGCTGATGTGGCGGAAGTATTAGGCAGTTTACTTGATAATGTTGAAAAAGATTTAAAACAACTGCCTGCCGAAACCTACACCGAAATACGTTATGAAGATATGATAAAAAATCCTATTGAAACCCTCCTGGAAGCATACAAACATTTGGGCATTGAATTAACTCCGGGTTTTGAACAGAAGGTAAAAAAGTATGTTGAAGAAAATAAAAATTATTCAAAAAGTAATTTTGTGCTGACGGCTGCAGAAAAGGAAATTATTGTTCAGAAACTTTTGCGACACATGTTAAGACAACAATACCTCCCTGATGAAAAAAAATAA